AGGCGTCCAGCACGCCGCGCCGCAGCCGGGCCGTCCCGAACGGGTCTCCGGCGGTGCCTCGCACCCACGACGTAGCGGTCACGTCTCTCGTCTCCTCGGTATGTGGTTGGCCGGCGGCCGTTGGCACGACGGTATCGCCCCACGTCGCCGGGTGGGCCGCCGCGCCTGTGGTGTGGTGCTTCACCGGCCCGCGGCGGGGAGGGGAGGCCGGAAGCCCGGCCGCAGCGTGGTGCGGCCGGGCTTCCGGGTGGTGTGGTCCTGCGGTTGTCCGGGCGGGCTCAGCTGTGGCCGAGTTCCTCGCCGGGGCCGGTGTCCTCCACGGAGCCGCCGTCCCGCTCCGGCCGCAGGGCCAGCGGTTCGACGACGGTTTCGTCGACGACCGGCGGCGCGGGACGCGGCGGCTTCGGCATGACGGCGGCTTCGGAGTGCGCGCCGCAGCCGTAGGCGAGGGACACCACCCGGCCGTCCGCCGGGGAGAATTCGTTGGCGCAGACGCCGAACGCCTGACGCAGGGAGCCGGGCAACAGCGTGAGGAAGCCGCAGGTCACGCAGGTGGCGGGGGCCGCCTGGGCCATGGCGGTCTTGGGGCCGAAGGCTTCTTCCCAACGGTCCGCGGCGGCGTGCAGGCCGTAGCGGGACAGGACCCGGGCGCGGCGCATGCCCAGTTCCTCGGCGAGCGCGGCGATGCCGCCCCGGGCGGGCGGCGGCTGGTGGGCGGGCGAGCCGGGGAGGACGTCCGCCTCCTCGGTGTCCGCGACGTCGGCGGCCATGCCTTCGGCGACGGCGGAGTTCGG
The sequence above is a segment of the Streptomyces lydicus genome. Coding sequences within it:
- a CDS encoding DUF3027 domain-containing protein is translated as MRSRTPDRLCAEAVDLARTAAEEAALPGMVGEHIGAVADADRVVTHLFTANDPGYRGWRWAVTVARASRAKHVTIDETALLPGPDALLAPEWVPWSERLRPGDMGPGDLLPTEAEDLRLEPGFSGEDTPPPNSAVAEGMAADVADTEEADVLPGSPAHQPPPARGGIAALAEELGMRRARVLSRYGLHAAADRWEEAFGPKTAMAQAAPATCVTCGFLTLLPGSLRQAFGVCANEFSPADGRVVSLAYGCGAHSEAAVMPKPPRPAPPVVDETVVEPLALRPERDGGSVEDTGPGEELGHS